From [Flavobacterium] thermophilum:
CGTGGAAAAACGGAAGCACACCGAGCACCGTTTCTTTTCCTTTTTCGCATTTATACACCCAATGGGCGCACATGAGCGTATTGGCGATCAAGTTGCGATGCGTCAACATGGCCGCTTTCGGATGTCCCGTCGTGCCGCCTGTATATTGCAGCAGCGCCACATCTTCCACGGGGTCGATGTCCACCCCGATCGGAGCGGTTTCCTTGCGGCTCATGATCGTGCGGAACATATGAACGGTTTCGCTTTCCGCGATGCGGACGATGGGCATGTTTTGCTTCCGCTGCACAAGCGGATACAGCCATTTCTTCACCGTGGGCAAATACTCTTGCATTCTCGTGACAATCCAATGCTTGACCGGCGTCCTCCCTTTCACCTTTTCCGCCTTTGGATACAGAAGATCCATCGTCACGAGCACCGAGGCGCCGCTGTCGTTCAGCTGGTATTCAAGCTCATACTCGGTGTAAAGCGGGTTCGTCTGCACGACGATGCCGCCGGCTAGGAGCGTCCCGTAGTAGCTGATGACCGCCTGCGGGCAGTTCGGCAGCATCACCGCCACCCGGTCTCCTTTTTGAACACCAAGGCGGCGCAAAAAGTGGGCGAATGTGAGCGCCTGTTCGTACACTTGGCGGAACGTCATCGTCTTTCCGAAAAAATCGATGGCGTCTTTGTCGCCATATTGTTCCGCCGTCTCCCGCAAATAGTCAGAAAGCGTTTTCTTTGGATAGTCGAGCGTAGCAGGAATGGACGGCGGATAATGAGCGAGCCACGGTTTTTCCATATGCATCCCTCCTTGTTTCTATTTTATTTCACTTTTTGTAATTTTTCATCAAAAAAAAAACGCCTCGCCTGAGCGAGACGTCACCAAAACCAGTACACCAAACCAATGAAGAAAAAGCACGCGCAAATGACAAACAAGATTTTCGCCAGCACATCGACCGACCGGTTGCGCACGGCCATATAGACGATGCCGGCGATCAAAAGCAGCCCGACGGCGATCAACAACCATTTGACTACTGCGTTCATTCGTTGTTCCCCTTTACTGAATCCCTTCGCCGATGACAAACGACAAACCGACGGAAATGACCATCGAGATAAAGCCGACCGCCCGGTTGTCGTTGGCAATTTCATCATCGATGTTAAACTTCGGCGTCAAAAATTCATAAATAAAATACGCTGCGAGCAGAAGCAAAAACCCGTACACGCCCCAGCCGACCATCGACAACAGCGACTCATGGTGGGCGAGCGCGTAACGAAAAATATTGGCAATGCCAAAAATCTTTCCGCCGGTTGCCATCGCCACCGCCATATTGCCTTTTTGAATTTCTTCCCAGTTTTTATACTTCGTGACGAGTTCAAACACGGCCAAAAACACCACGATGCACAGCACGGCGACGCTGAAATTGGCAGCGGTTCTCACCATTTCGTGCTCCCAAAACGGTGCCATCATTCTCGCCCCCATCATTTCAGTTCCACGACCGTCACCCCGGTCCCGCCTTCATTCGCCTCACCAAATCGGAAGCTTTTGACCGCCCGGTGCTGCTTTAAAAACTGCTGCACCCCTTGGCGGAGCGCGCCTGTCCCTTTGCCGTGGATGATGGAGACGCGCGCATATCCGGCGAGCACGGCGTCATCCAAGTATTTCTCAAGCCGAAGGAGCGCGTCTTCGTACCGTTCGCCGCGCAAATCAAGCTCAAGGCTCACATGGGCGTCCTTGCCTTTCACCGTCGCAATCGGCGTCACGTCGTTCACCGGCGCGCTGCCGATGTATTCTAAGTCACGCTCGTGAATTTTCATTTTCAAAATGCCGAGCTGCACTTGCCATTCATCGTCCGACACTTTTTCGATCAAGTAGCCTTTTTGGTTGAGGCTCGTCACCTTCACTTCATCACCCGGCTGGAATACATGGCGCGGCGCCTGTTTTTTTGCTCTTTTCCGTTTCTCGACTTTCGGCACGGCGGCGGCGAGCCGCTGTTTTGCCTCGGCGAGCTCGTGTTCTTTCACTTCCGCCTGCTTTTCTTTTTGCAGGCGGCGCAGTTCATGGATCACCCGCTCGGCTTCGCGCTCGGCGGCGCGGATGATGTCCGTTGCCTGCTTCGCCGCTTCAGCCAGCCGCTCTTCTTTTTCCTCTTCGAGCGCTTCGAGCTTTTGCTCCCACTCGGCGCGCAGCCGCTCCGCTTCCTCCAGCGCCGCGCGCGCCCGCGCTTCGTCTTCCTCGGCTTGCTTTTTGCTTCGTTCGAGCGACGCGATCATGTTTTCCACGTTATGGCTTTCCGCGCTCACTTGCGCTTTCGCCCGCTCGATAATCCGCTCATCCAACCCCAAGCGGCGTGAGATGTCAAAGGCGTTGCTGCGGCCGGGAATGCCGATCAATAGTTTATACGTCGGACGGAGCGTTTCGGTGTCAAATTCAACGCTCGCGTTCACCACCCCGGGGCGGTTGTAGCCGTACGCTTTCAATTCGGGATAATGCGTCGTCGCCACCGTCCGCGCCCCGCGCCCGTGCACTTCATCCAAGATGGCGATGGCAAGCGCCGCCCCTTCCTGCGGGTCGGTGCCCGCTCCGAGCTCATCAAACAGCACAAGGCTTTGGCCATCGACATGGCGCAAAATGTCGACAATATTGACCATATGGGACGAGAACGTGCTCAAGCTTTGTTCGATCGACTGCTCGTCGCCGATATCCGCGTACACTGCGCGGAACACCGCCGCTTCCGATCCGTCGGCCGCCGGGATAAACAGCCCCGCTTGCGCCATTAATGTCAACAAGCCGACCGTTTTCAACGTCACCGTTTTCCCGCCGGTGTTTGGGCCTGTTATGACGATCGTCGTATAATCGCCGCCGAGTTCAATGTCATTCGGCACCGCCTTTTCTTGATCAAGCAGCGGATGGCGGGCCTGCACAAAGCGAAGATAGCCTCGGTTATTGACCGCTGGCTTCGCGGCTTGCAGCCGGCGGGCGTATTTCGCCTTGGCAAACGCAAAATCGAGCGCCGCAAGCGACTCAACCGCCCGCGCAAGCGGTTCAGCCTGCTCAGCGACTTTTGCCGACAGTTCGCGCAAAATGCGTTCGATTTCTTGCTTTTCTTTCGCCCGCGCTTCGCGGAGTGCGTTGTTCAACTCGACGACCGCCTGCGGCTCGATAAACAGCGTCGCCCCGGACGCCGACTGGTCGTGGACGATGCCGCCATAGGCACTGCGATACTCTTGTTTCACCGGAATGACATAGCGGTCGTTGCGGATCGTAATGATGGCGTCCGACAGCCGCTTTTGCGCCGACGGCGAGCGAATGATGCTCTCAAGCTTCTCGCGGATGCGCGTTTCCACTGACCGAATTTGCCCGCGGAGCGAACGGAGGCGGTCGCTTGCGGCATCCAATACCTCGCCATGATCGTCGATCGAACGGCGAATGTCATGCTCGAGTTCCGGCGCTTCAGCCAATGTGTCCGCATAACGGAAAAGCCGCTCAAGTCCGCCATGCTCGTCATAGAGACCCGCGATCAGCCGCTTCATTTGCCGGCTTGCGGCCGAGGTGGCCGCCACTTCAAGCATCTCTTGCGGGCTGAGCGTGCCGCCGATCGCCGCCCGCTTGAGATGCGGACGGATGTCGACTACTCCGTCAAGCGGCGCATAGCCAGCAAGTCGCAAAACAGCGGCCGCTTCATCCGTTTCCTCAAGCCAAGCGGCCACCTCCTCCAAATCGGATGACGGCATGAGCGCCTCGATTTTTTCCAAACCGAGCGGCGAGGACGCATGCTCAGCCAACTGCTCTTTCACTTTATCGAACTCCAAGGTGTGAAGCACTTTTCGTTGCACGTATCTGACCCCCAGCTCATTCATTTCGTTCGTTTGTCGCGCAAAAACTGCCGCAGCTTGTCAAGCGGCCATGTGTTGATGACCGTTTCGTTCTTGATCCAGCCTTTCCTTGCCGTCGCCACGCCAATAGCCATATCATCAAGCATGTCCAAATGGTGGGCGTCCGTGTTAATGGCAATATACGCCCCCGCTTCCTCGGCTTTTTTCACGTAGGCCGCCGACAAGTCGAGCCGGTTTGGGTTGGCGTTTAACTCAAGCACCGTGTTCGTCTCCGCCGCCAGCTCGATGAGCCGCTCGATATCGACGTCATAGCCGTCGCGCTGGCCGATGAGCCTTCCGGTCGGATGGGCGATGACATCGACGTACGGATTGCGAAGCGCCGCCTCGAGCCGCTTCATGATCGCCTCGCGCGGCTGTTTGAACGCAGAGTGAATGGCGGCGATGACAAAATCCAGCTCCTTGAGCACGTCATCATCGTAATCGAGCGTCCCGTCCGGCAAAATATCCATCTCAATGCCGGCGAGGATGGTAAAATCCGAATAGCGCGCGTTCAGCCGTTCGATTTCCTCGCGCTGGCGCCGCAATCGATCCGGCGTCAAACCGTTGGCGACTTTCAAAAATTGCGAATGGTCGGTGATGGCCATATACCGATAGCCGCGGCGGCGGCACGCCTCAACGAGCTCCTCAAGCGAACACGCCCCGTCGCTCCATGCCGAATGCATATGCAAATCGCCTTGAATGTCTTCAAGGCGGACAAGCGGATATCGGTCCGAATAGCGCTCGATTTCCGTGCCGTCTTCACGCAGCTCCGGGGGAATGTGCGGCAGCCCGAAATGGGCGTAAAACGCCGCTTCATCCGGGAACGTTTTCACCTTGCCGGTCGCTTCGTCTTCCACGCCGTATTCGCTGATTTTCTCCCCGCGCTCTTTGGCGAGCTGGCGCATGCGCACGTTATGCTCCTTCGATCCGGTGAAATGATGGAGCGCGGTCGCAAACTGCGCCCCACTGACCAGCCGGAAGTCGACGGCCACATCGTCGTCATAGCGAAGCAGAAGCGACACTTTTGTCTCCCCAGCAGCGATGACCTCGCGGACACGCTCAAAACGAAGAAGCCCGTCGCGCACCGCAGCCGGACGGTCGGTGGCGATGACATAATCCAAATCTTTCACCGTTTCGTTTACGCGCCGCAAACTGCCGGCCCGCGAGAAGCGAATCACGCCGTCAAGACAAGCAAGCTGGCGTTCCACATCCGCCGCGGCGGCGAGCACCCGAGCGAGCGGCAGCCGCTCGGGGCGTTTGCCTGCCTTTTCAATGGCCGCAAGCAGCTTTTCTTCCGTTTTCGCGCCAAAACCGGCAAGCGCGCGCACTTTTCTAGCCAAGCACGCTTCTTTCAATCCATCCATATCGACAATGCCAAGCTCTTGATGCAGCTTGGCGATTTTTTTGCCGCCAAGCCCCGGGATCTTAAGCAAGGAAAGAAGCGTTTCCGGAATATCGCGCTTTAATTCCTCGAGCACCGATGATGAACCGGTTTCGACAAACTCGGTGATGATCGCCGCCGTGCTTTTGCCGATGCCGGGAATGGCGGTGAAGTCGCCGATTTCCGCGAGGCTCCGCTCATCCGTTTCCAAGGCGTTCGCCGCTTTGCGGAAGGCGTTGACCTTAAATGGATTTTCTCCTTTGATCTCCATATACAGTGCGATCGTTTCAAGCAGGCGGATGACCTCTTTTTTATGGACGCTCATCCCCATTTCCTCCCTTTCCCGCAAAACCGCGGCCGCGCCCGGTCAGACGCGGCCATGAATCCACCAATGATTAAGCATGTCCGACAACACCGGCGTATGTTTCACAATCACGGTCGCCATAAGCGAACGCTGCAGCTGCTCCTGCACGCTGTCAATCGGCACGAGCGCCCCGATATACAACAGCAAAAAGACGAGCAAATACACTTCCGCAAATCCGAGCGCCGCCCCCGCCAGACGGTTGACGCTTCGCAACAGCGGCAGCTGGGCGACGAAATCAAGCATCGAGCCGATGATTTGCAGGACGATTTTCACAGCAAAAAACAAAAGCGCAAAGGAAATCGCCCGATAATAGGCATCGTCCAAATGCGTGCTCTGAAACAGCAGCTTCATCGTCTCCGGGTCTCCGAACGTCGGATACGGAATCCAAAGGCGCAATGTCGGCACAAACCGTTCATAATAGCGATAGGCGACGAAAAAGGCGATCAGAAACCCGGCCATATGAATGAATTGAAGGATAAAGCCGCGCTTCAGCCCGATCATCGCCCCCATCAACAGGACAAACAGCAGCACGACATCAATCATCCTGTTTCCCGTCCTTTTCCTGTTTCAGCTGTTCCGCCAGCCGTTGATATTGTTCTTTCAGTTTGAGATACTCACTGGCGATGTTGACGGCTGTCAACACGGCCAGCTTCGGCACATCAAGGAGCGGATTTTTCTCGCTGAATTCATGCATTTTATCATCAACGAACGCCGCCACGAGCCGGATGTGGGCCGGGCTTTCCGCGCCGACGATCGTGTAGTCTTGTCCATAGATGCGGACGCTCACTCGCGTTTTTGGCTGTTCTGTCAAGCTTTCTCCCCCATTTCGCCAAATCCTACTGTTTATCATATCATGAACGCTGGTATAATGGAAAGAAGCGACACACAGCAACGATAGAGAAGATAAAGGAGCGATCGAACGTTGTCAAACTATGTGATTCAAGCCGACCAACAGCTGCTTGACGCCTTGCGCGCCCACTACCAAGACGCCTTATCCGACCGGCTTCCGGCCGGAGCGTTGTTTGCCGTCAAGCGCCCGGATGTCGTGATCACCGCCTACCGCTCAGGCAAAGTGCTGTTTCAAGGGAAAGCGGCGGAGCAAGAAGCAGCGAAATGGATATCAGGGGCGAGCGCCTCAAACGAAACAGCTGACCACCAGCCGTCCGCTTTGGCAGCTCATCAACTCGGGTCTCTTTCCGCCATCGGTTCCGATGAAGTCGGCACCGGCGATTATTTCGGCCCGATCGTCGTCGCCGCCGCCTACGTGGATCGGCCGCATATCGCCAAAATCGCGGCGCTTGGCGTGAAAGATTCGAAACAATTGAACGATGAGGCAATCAAACGGATCGCCCCCGCCATCATGGAAACGGCGCCGTATGCCGTCACTGTGCTTGATAACGCCGAATACAACCGCTGGCAGCGAAGCGGCATGCCGCAGACGAAAATGAAGGCGCTGCTTCACAACCGGACGCTCGCGAAACTTGTTGACGCCATCGCGCCCGCCGAACCAGAAGCAATCATCATCGACGAATTTTTAAAACGGGATTCGTATTTCCGTTACCTTTCCGATGAAGATCGCATTATCCGCGAGCGGGTGCATTGCCTGCCAAAAGCAGAAAGCGTGCACGTGGCGGTCGCCGCCGCCTCGATCATCGCCCGCTATGTGTTTTTAGAAGAGATGGAGCGATTATCCCGCGCCGTCGGCCTCCTGCTTCCAAAAGGTGCCGGCGCCATCGTTGACGAAGCCGCCGCCCGGATCATCCGCGCGCGGGGGGAAGAAGCGCTTGAGACGTGCGCCAAGCTTCATTTCGCCAATACGAAAAAGGCGCTTGCCATCGCCAAGCGCCGGTAATTGTTTCCATCACACCCATGGGAAACGGCAGCGTTGGCTCCGTTGCACAGGTCGACCCGTAGTAGCTGAACGACACCGTTTCCCATCCTTTCCACATGTTTCGTTTTACGTATGAAGAAAATGGCTTTTCATCCGCAAACAACCAAAAGGCTGTCCCCACCCAGCCTAGTGAGCCGGGATCATTAGACGGCCTATTCTGCCGCGCCATCGATAGCGATCACCGTTTTAATCACAGATTGCGCCATTTGCGAACGCAAAGCGTAGTTTGATCGAAGTAGACGATAGGTCATGTCGTGTAACTTGGCTTGTACAAGCACTTTTGTGTCAAAAATCACAACAGATACAGCGTTGCACGCTTGTCGATAAGCGGAAAGGGTGGCTTTCAATACTTCTGCTTGTTCCGCTGTTGGGTAAATTTTGATTTTGGCTGTTAACGTCATGTCCATTTGTCTCACCTCTCTTTCACTAAATATATTTTTTAGTGATACAAAAACAAAAAAAGCGATTCCTCCCCCACTTACTCCCTTTGGTCGTTGAAGTGGGGGGCTCCTCGCCAAAGACGATGAAAGTCCAAAAACGCTTACGATATCAATACATAAAAATGGTTTGCTAACTGGTGGGCGACAACATACGTGGTGAACCGAAAAGAGTTCTCCACAAACTCTTGACTGACCGACCAAACATTTCATTCTTGACAAAAAAAAGGTTACTATACGCTATTATTATAAATTTTTGCACAAAAAGGAGGTTTTATGATGTTTAGAAAAATATTGGCTTTCAGTTTTTTAGCTGTTGTTTTATTCTCCTCGGTATTGACAGCTTTTGCAGCAAGCGGTACGTACGAATCGACGTACAGTTTGACCGGAGGGCTTAACAGCCGCACGTTTGATGCAAGTGCGACGCCAAAGTTTGTTGTGACAACATATCCATCAAAAGGATTAAAAGGAACAACCATGACTTTATATCTAAAGAAACAAGGATTCTTTGGAGATTCTGATATTGATAGCGGTACGGTTTCATCAACAGAAGTGGATAGCGTCACCCTTTATAAATCCGGTTCAGGTTCCGGTAAATATTATATAAGATTCAGAAACTTCACTGGAATCTTATTTGAGGGAAAAGTAAAAATTGATTACAGTTGGTAAATTCATGAACCAGGATTGGTGACATGCATGAAAACGATTGGATTCTCATTTGACTTACATCCACCGCTATTTATGATCGTTTTTGTCATATTATGTGGTATCACTTGCTTCATTTTGAAAAAAAGGAAAGCGAATATGACCGTTAAACAACTCTTCTTTGTCGCAACTACGATATTTTATTCTTTGTCTGTTGTCAAACTGACCTTACTCCCGATAACGATCAGCTTTGATAAAACAAGCTATCCGGACATGCCTTGGAAATACTATTATCAGTTGATCCCGTTTCAAACCATTATCTCTGCGTGGAAGCAAGGCAACCTTTTGCAAGTCGTGGGGAATATTGTTCTCCTTCTCCCGTTGCCGATTTTAATAGGACTATTGAAAAAACGCAGCACAGGCTTTTTTCGAACTTTGACTGTCGTCATTTCCGTAAGTTTGGGCATTGAATTGACCCAATTACTCATTAATTGTTTAACTGGAATTCCAAACAAAGTAGCGGACGTAGACGATTTTATATTAAATTCCATTGGTGGTTTGGTTGGATGGGCAACCATAAAACTATATTTTGTTTTGATAAGGGAGAAGAAGGATCAATCTTTTCACCTTCCCAATTCGTAACTATTCAGCCGTTACATAGAAAAAGTTTACGAGATCGGGTTTATTCTCGCTTCCCTTGTCTATACTAGTACCATCCAAGACAAGGGAGGTGAACAGGATGGCAAACGTTGTTTTTGATTTCCAACAAGCGGTCTTCACACTCGAAAGCATGGTGGCAAAAATCGAGCGCCAAGCGCAAACAATCGAAAAACTCATCAAAGAAAACGAGCAGCTAAGACAAGAAAACCAACAATTCGGGGCGTGACAGGCACCACGCCCAGGATGACGATCATAATCGTCGGTGGAAGTGCGGCATACCGTTGTCCTTGCAAAAGAGAGGACGAAAACAGCCGCGCCCAATAGTACAACAGGCGTTCTGACATACTATACTGTAAGGAAGAAGAGAAATGCAAATGTAGAAATATGGGTTTGTAAGGAAAAGTAAGGAGAGAACGATCGGTGAGCATAGGAGAGTATAATGTTTCTTTGAAAAACTCACCATCGCAAAAAGCTTGCGTGACAAAGACATTGAATTAGAAGACAGCATCATGCACATGTTTCGAAAAAGGTCTAAATGAATTGCAACGGTCTTATAACAGCTTATTAAGAAATTTTTGCAAGTCTTCTGGATCTTGAATAGGATTCACATAATTCAATCCCCATTTTTGCAAACGTACAAAATCTTTATCATTATTGCTAAACAATGTCATTCCTTTTGCAATCGCTGTAGCAGCAATAAGCGCATCCCCTGCTTTTAATGTTTTTCCGGTTTCCATCTTACATTTTCTTCGTAATTCCGCTGCTTTTTCTGCTATTTCGAAGTCCACGTTGTATAGCGTTGATGCCCGAATATAGCTGTATCGCTTATGACGAATGGCTTCGTTCGTTTCTACCTTTTCATATGAAAGAAACTCCATCGCAACAACGCTAGACATTGCGATTTCAAAACCATCGTTTAACAGTTGGGTGAAGAGGTGTTTCACTGGCTCATAGCCCAAATAATGATAAACATAAATGTTATTATCAATAAGTGCGATATTACTCAAGCTCATTATTCCTCCATTCTTCTTCCCGATTAGCCATCTTAAGCAACTCTTTTACATTTTCACCAGCGAGAACGGCACTACCTGCTAAGCTTTCAAAAGCTTTCACTTTATCCTCGGTACTCAACGGTTTCGGCTTCACGATCAATCTATCTGTTTGTTCTTCAATAACAGTCAACTGCAATAAATTCGCTTCCTGTAACGCCCGCTTAACTAATTGAAAAATATGCACGTAGTCGTGGCGCTCATCTTCATTATGATTTTTTAAAATGTCTACATTTCCCATTGCTATCCCTCGCTTTCTGTATATTTTTATTATACCATCTGTAGATGAGCAAATTCACTGACATAAATTGACAACTAAACAAAAAAGGAGACATGAACCGGACTCCTTGGGTAAAATAGATGTGTTCAAAACCCATTCACACAAGGAGGTTCATGTCTCATGAATAGATTAGCACATCACCAAGGAATCCACAAGTTTTTCTTCACGCTGGGGTTGACGCTGCAGCTTTCCAAACCGGTCATCAAGCATCTCATTCATATTGTTGATGCCTTGACCACCAAGGGATTCTCGGGAACGTTGACCGATGTCCATCACTGGAGCTTTCATCCGAATCATCGAACGACACTCAGTCACTTTTTCACGAAAAGCCCTTGGGATGAGGAAAGGCTGCTTGGAAAGCTTCAAGAGTGGATCCTTTCCCAGGTCGAACGACTGGCCAAATGGAAACATCAACCCCTTTTTGTTTCAATTGATGATACGATTTGCCAAAAAACGAAGCCTTCGTCACGGGCTGCACACGCCATTCAAGGGTGCGACTGGCACTACTCGCATAAAGATCATCAATCGGTTTGGGGGCATTCGCTCGTTTGGCTGATGGTGCACACCTTCACGCAGGCGTTTCCGTTCGCGTTCCGCTTGTATGACAAGAAGGCCGGAAGAAGCAAAATCGACCTGGCGATGGAGATGCTTTCCTCGATCAAGGTGAAGCTGACTCAGCCGGTGTATGTGTTGATGGACTCTTGATACCCGTCCAAAACGCTCATCGAAACCTGCTTGAGCAAGGGATTCCATGTCATCGCCATGCTCAAGGCGAACCGGATTCTTTATCCGAAAGGCATCGCCATCCAAGCCAAGCAGTTCGCCCGCTATATCGAGTCCAAAGACACCCGCCTCGTCACGGTGGGGCAGGAGCGTTATCGCGTGTATCGCTATGAGGGGCCATCCATGGCCTCGATGACGCGGTGGTGCTGCTGGCTTGGAAGGCGGATCAGCCGATGGCGCCGGAACATCTTCATTGCATCTTGAGCACCGACCGGGAACTCGGGGACGAAGACATCTTGCGTTACTATGCTCAGCGTTGGACGATCGAGTGCTTTTTCCGGCAGGCGAAAGATCAACTGAAGCTGGATGGATACCGCGTTCGCCACGTTCGGGCGGTGAAACGGTATTGGGCGGTGGTGCTGTTGGCCTGCGTGTACAGCATCGCCGAATCCCGACAAAACCTCTCCACCGGGCTGGAGCTTCTTCGGTCGCGGAAAGACCACAGCGTCGTCGAGTTCATTTATGACGCTGCAAAGCAAGATATTCCCATTGATGTGATCAAAAAACAGCTCCGTATCGCGTAAGGGGTACCCTGTTTGTCTCTCTAACCATGGAAATTATTGTAATGAAAAATGCTCATCTACAGTTAAAATTTTTTTACAAATCATCTCTTTATATTTTATATTGCATAATTTTACCCATTCAACTAAAATAGATAATGCAACCGGTTGCATTGAAGTTGATGAATTTGTTTGAAAATCGCACAAGAAAATGTATTCGCCTTCAACTAACCCCCTACCATTTAGAAAGGAGAGAGAAAAAAATGAAAAAAATGAAATTGACATCATTCGATTTTTGGCAAAAGTTCGGGAAAGCATTGATGGTCGTTGTTGCTGTCATGCCTGCAGCCGGTTTGATGATTTCATTAGGAAAATTAATTGGCATGATGAGCGGAGATGTTTCATTCGTGCAATCGATTGCACGGATTATGGAGGATATCGGTTGGGCGATCATTGTCAATCTCCATATTTTATTTGCGGTCGCAATCGGGGGCTCTTGGGCAAAAGAGCGTGCAGGCGGAGCTTTTGCGGCACTTATTGCATTTATTTTAATTAACCGTATCACAGGAGCGATTTTTGGCGTCAATAATGCCATGTTGCAAGACCCAGAAGCAACTGTCGTCACCATTACTGGAAGCAAACTAATTGTTAAAGATTACTTTATCTCTGTTCTCGGAGCTCCGGCATTAAACATGGGGGTTTTTGTAGGAATCATTTCAGGATTTTTAGGAGCTTCCTTATATAATAAATATTATAACTTTGATCGTCTTCCAAAATCTCTTAATTTCTTTAATGGGAAAAGATTTGTTCCATTTGTTGTGATCGCTGGTTCAGTTATCACAGCGCTTATTTTATCGATCGTATGGCCGTCTGTTCAAAGCTTATTAAACGGATTTGGACGTTGGATCGCTACGTCTAAAGAGACAGCGCCAATCATTGCACCTTTTATTTTCGGTACGTTGGAGCGTCTCTTATTGCCATTTGGCTTACATCATATGTTAACAGTGCCAGTGAACTATACAGAGCTCGGTGGAACCTATACGATTTTAACCGGTTCAAAAGCAGGACAAATCGTTGCTGGTCAAGATCCTTTATGGCTTGCATGGATCACCGATTTAAACAACCTGTTAGCTTCTGGAGACACAAAAACATACCATCATTTGCTTGAAACCGTTCATCCAGCACGATTTAAAGTTGGACAAGTGATTACATCGACCACTTCTCTCATCGGTGTTGCATTAGCTATGTATATCAATGTTGATAAAGACAAGCGCGAAAAATATAAATCCATGTTTTTCTCTGCAGCATTAGCCGTATTTTTGACAGGCGTGACAGAACCGATCGAATTCATGTTTATGTTTGTCGCACCCGTTTTATATATTGTGTATGCGATTACAACTGGTTTAGCGTTTGCTCTTGCCGATCTAATCAATTTACGTATTCACGCATTTGGCTTTATTGAATTTTTAACAAGAACACCAATGATCATTAAAGCAGGACTTGTAAAAGATTTGGTGAACTTCGCTATTTCTTGCCTTGCATTTTTCGGCATCAGCTTTGTTGTATCCAATGCACTGATTAAAAAACTGAACTTGCCAACACCGGGTCGAAACGGAAACTATATAGAAGCAGAAGAGCCAGCTCAATCTCAATCAAAAAATACAACCAATGACGATTCGTTGGC
This genomic window contains:
- a CDS encoding Colicin V production protein; this translates as MIDVVLLFVLLMGAMIGLKRGFILQFIHMAGFLIAFFVAYRYYERFVPTLRLWIPYPTFGDPETMKLLFQSTHLDDAYYRAISFALLFFAVKIVLQIIGSMLDFVAQLPLLRSVNRLAGAALGFAEVYLLVFLLLYIGALVPIDSVQEQLQRSLMATVIVKHTPVLSDMLNHWWIHGRV
- the polX gene encoding DNA polymerase/3'-5' exonuclease PolX, whose translation is MSVHKKEVIRLLETIALYMEIKGENPFKVNAFRKAANALETDERSLAEIGDFTAIPGIGKSTAAIITEFVETGSSSVLEELKRDIPETLLSLLKIPGLGGKKIAKLHQELGIVDMDGLKEACLARKVRALAGFGAKTEEKLLAAIEKAGKRPERLPLARVLAAAADVERQLACLDGVIRFSRAGSLRRVNETVKDLDYVIATDRPAAVRDGLLRFERVREVIAAGETKVSLLLRYDDDVAVDFRLVSGAQFATALHHFTGSKEHNVRMRQLAKERGEKISEYGVEDEATGKVKTFPDEAAFYAHFGLPHIPPELREDGTEIERYSDRYPLVRLEDIQGDLHMHSAWSDGACSLEELVEACRRRGYRYMAITDHSQFLKVANGLTPDRLRRQREEIERLNARYSDFTILAGIEMDILPDGTLDYDDDVLKELDFVIAAIHSAFKQPREAIMKRLEAALRNPYVDVIAHPTGRLIGQRDGYDVDIERLIELAAETNTVLELNANPNRLDLSAAYVKKAEEAGAYIAINTDAHHLDMLDDMAIGVATARKGWIKNETVINTWPLDKLRQFLRDKRTK
- the rnhC gene encoding Ribonuclease HIII, which produces MSNYVIQADQQLLDALRAHYQDALSDRLPAGALFAVKRPDVVITAYRSGKVLFQGKAAEQEAAKWISGASASNETADHQPSALAAHQLGSLSAIGSDEVGTGDYFGPIVVAAAYVDRPHIAKIAALGVKDSKQLNDEAIKRIAPAIMETAPYAVTVLDNAEYNRWQRSGMPQTKMKALLHNRTLAKLVDAIAPAEPEAIIIDEFLKRDSYFRYLSDEDRIIRERVHCLPKAESVHVAVAAASIIARYVFLEEMERLSRAVGLLLPKGAGAIVDEAAARIIRARGEEALETCAKLHFANTKKALAIAKRR
- a CDS encoding Predicted membrane protein produces the protein MMAPFWEHEMVRTAANFSVAVLCIVVFLAVFELVTKYKNWEEIQKGNMAVAMATGGKIFGIANIFRYALAHHESLLSMVGWGVYGFLLLLAAYFIYEFLTPKFNIDDEIANDNRAVGFISMVISVGLSFVIGEGIQ
- the mutS2 gene encoding MutS2 protein, with the translated sequence MNELGVRYVQRKVLHTLEFDKVKEQLAEHASSPLGLEKIEALMPSSDLEEVAAWLEETDEAAAVLRLAGYAPLDGVVDIRPHLKRAAIGGTLSPQEMLEVAATSAASRQMKRLIAGLYDEHGGLERLFRYADTLAEAPELEHDIRRSIDDHGEVLDAASDRLRSLRGQIRSVETRIREKLESIIRSPSAQKRLSDAIITIRNDRYVIPVKQEYRSAYGGIVHDQSASGATLFIEPQAVVELNNALREARAKEKQEIERILRELSAKVAEQAEPLARAVESLAALDFAFAKAKYARRLQAAKPAVNNRGYLRFVQARHPLLDQEKAVPNDIELGGDYTTIVITGPNTGGKTVTLKTVGLLTLMAQAGLFIPAADGSEAAVFRAVYADIGDEQSIEQSLSTFSSHMVNIVDILRHVDGQSLVLFDELGAGTDPQEGAALAIAILDEVHGRGARTVATTHYPELKAYGYNRPGVVNASVEFDTETLRPTYKLLIGIPGRSNAFDISRRLGLDERIIERAKAQVSAESHNVENMIASLERSKKQAEEDEARARAALEEAERLRAEWEQKLEALEEEKEERLAEAAKQATDIIRAAEREAERVIHELRRLQKEKQAEVKEHELAEAKQRLAAAVPKVEKRKRAKKQAPRHVFQPGDEVKVTSLNQKGYLIEKVSDDEWQVQLGILKMKIHERDLEYIGSAPVNDVTPIATVKGKDAHVSLELDLRGERYEDALLRLEKYLDDAVLAGYARVSIIHGKGTGALRQGVQQFLKQHRAVKSFRFGEANEGGTGVTVVELK
- the zapA gene encoding Z ring-associated protein ZapA, translating into MTEQPKTRVSVRIYGQDYTIVGAESPAHIRLVAAFVDDKMHEFSEKNPLLDVPKLAVLTAVNIASEYLKLKEQYQRLAEQLKQEKDGKQDD